A genome region from Oncorhynchus masou masou isolate Uvic2021 chromosome 14, UVic_Omas_1.1, whole genome shotgun sequence includes the following:
- the LOC135554579 gene encoding uncharacterized protein LOC135554579 isoform X5, with product MALVFSLSTLVFLLITRMETSKSLSQGPKLKQVVQVDSGKDAVLECSVNISEKSPGNVNIEKVVWWRLDQNGFHKVEPVFICIFNQQSSNPRLQLNPKYQLPMPPANERDKVVSLLVKETQPEDEVFQYETSTEKEIPKNSYMSVAAVFVVVGSLAIGLLLLKLFQARRLRQDEPLIQEDSVVPECMLFVYLMEEVPVQTIKVYQMSVKCTL from the exons ATGGCATTGGTCTTCAGCTTGTCCACTCTCGTGTTTCTCCTCATCACTAGGATGGAGACATCCAAAA GTCTAAGTCAGGGCCCAAAGTTGAAGCAGGTCGTCCAGGTGGACTCTGGGAAGGATGCAGTCCTAGAGTGCTCTGTGAACATCAGTGAAAAATCCCCTGGTAATGTAAACATAGAGAAGGTCGTGTGGTGGAGGCTGGACCAGAATGGTTTTCACAAAGTTGAACCTGTGTTCATATGCATATTCAATCAACAATCCTCCAATCCCAGGTTGCAGCTGAACCCAAAATATCAGCTTCCCATGCCACCTGCCAATGAGAGAGACAAAGTTGTGTCCCTGTTGGTcaaagaaacccagcctgaagACGAGG TGTTCCAGTACGAGACCAGCACTGAAAAGGAGATTCCAAAGAACAGTTACATGAGTGTGGCTGCTGTATTTGTGGTAGTAGGCTCTCTTGCCATTGGACTGCTGCTTCTCAAGCTGTTTCAAGCCAGAAGACTCAGACAAG ATGAACCCTTGATACAAGAGGACTCTGTTGTGCCAGAATGTATGTTATTTGTCTACCTAATGGAAGAGGTTCCTGTCCAAACTATCAAAGTGTATCAAATGTCTGTAAAATGCACTTTATAA
- the LOC135554579 gene encoding uncharacterized protein LOC135554579 isoform X3: MALVFSLSTLVFLLITRMETSKSLSQGPKLKQVVQVDSGKDAVLECSVNISEKSPGNVNIEKVVWWRLDQNGFHKVEPVFICIFNQQSSNPRLQLNPKYQLPMPPANERDKVVSLLVKETQPEDEGPYECVVNTDSGITNCNFMLNVTVFQYETSTEKEIPKNSYMSVAAVFVVVGSLAIGLLLLKLFQARRLRQDEPLIQEDSVVPECMLFVYLMEEVPVQTIKVYQMSVKCTL; this comes from the exons ATGGCATTGGTCTTCAGCTTGTCCACTCTCGTGTTTCTCCTCATCACTAGGATGGAGACATCCAAAA GTCTAAGTCAGGGCCCAAAGTTGAAGCAGGTCGTCCAGGTGGACTCTGGGAAGGATGCAGTCCTAGAGTGCTCTGTGAACATCAGTGAAAAATCCCCTGGTAATGTAAACATAGAGAAGGTCGTGTGGTGGAGGCTGGACCAGAATGGTTTTCACAAAGTTGAACCTGTGTTCATATGCATATTCAATCAACAATCCTCCAATCCCAGGTTGCAGCTGAACCCAAAATATCAGCTTCCCATGCCACCTGCCAATGAGAGAGACAAAGTTGTGTCCCTGTTGGTcaaagaaacccagcctgaagACGAGGGTCCGTATGAGTGTGTGGTGAACACTGACAGTGGAATCACAAATTGTAACTTCATGCTGAATGTCACAG TGTTCCAGTACGAGACCAGCACTGAAAAGGAGATTCCAAAGAACAGTTACATGAGTGTGGCTGCTGTATTTGTGGTAGTAGGCTCTCTTGCCATTGGACTGCTGCTTCTCAAGCTGTTTCAAGCCAGAAGACTCAGACAAG ATGAACCCTTGATACAAGAGGACTCTGTTGTGCCAGAATGTATGTTATTTGTCTACCTAATGGAAGAGGTTCCTGTCCAAACTATCAAAGTGTATCAAATGTCTGTAAAATGCACTTTATAA
- the LOC135554579 gene encoding uncharacterized protein LOC135554579 isoform X1, with protein MALVFSLSTLVFLLITRMETSKSLSQGPKLKQVVQVDSGKDAVLECSVNISEKSPGNVNIEKVVWWRLDQNGFHKVEPVFICIFNQQSSNPRLQLNPKYQLPMPPANERDKVVSLLVKETQPEDEGPYECVVNTDSGITNCNFMLNVTGNLTGQLTVFQYETSTEKEIPKNSYMSVAAVFVVVGSLAIGLLLLKLFQARRLRQDEPLIQEDSVVPECMLFVYLMEEVPVQTIKVYQMSVKCTL; from the exons ATGGCATTGGTCTTCAGCTTGTCCACTCTCGTGTTTCTCCTCATCACTAGGATGGAGACATCCAAAA GTCTAAGTCAGGGCCCAAAGTTGAAGCAGGTCGTCCAGGTGGACTCTGGGAAGGATGCAGTCCTAGAGTGCTCTGTGAACATCAGTGAAAAATCCCCTGGTAATGTAAACATAGAGAAGGTCGTGTGGTGGAGGCTGGACCAGAATGGTTTTCACAAAGTTGAACCTGTGTTCATATGCATATTCAATCAACAATCCTCCAATCCCAGGTTGCAGCTGAACCCAAAATATCAGCTTCCCATGCCACCTGCCAATGAGAGAGACAAAGTTGTGTCCCTGTTGGTcaaagaaacccagcctgaagACGAGGGTCCGTATGAGTGTGTGGTGAACACTGACAGTGGAATCACAAATTGTAACTTCATGCTGAATGTCACAGGTAACCTCACAGGTCAGCTCACAG TGTTCCAGTACGAGACCAGCACTGAAAAGGAGATTCCAAAGAACAGTTACATGAGTGTGGCTGCTGTATTTGTGGTAGTAGGCTCTCTTGCCATTGGACTGCTGCTTCTCAAGCTGTTTCAAGCCAGAAGACTCAGACAAG ATGAACCCTTGATACAAGAGGACTCTGTTGTGCCAGAATGTATGTTATTTGTCTACCTAATGGAAGAGGTTCCTGTCCAAACTATCAAAGTGTATCAAATGTCTGTAAAATGCACTTTATAA
- the LOC135554579 gene encoding uncharacterized protein LOC135554579 isoform X4: MALVFSLSTLVFLLITRMETSKSLSQGPKLKQVVQVDSGKDAVLECSVNISEKSPGNVNIEKVVWWRLDQNGFHKVEPVFICIFNQQSSNPRLQLNPKYQLPMPPANERDKVVSLLVKETQPEDEGPYECVVNTDSGITNCNFMLNVTGNLTGQLTVFQYETSTEKEIPKNSYMSVAAVFVVVGSLAIGLLLLKLFQARRLRQEPQDTAVPAEHKPSTRTGPFP, from the exons ATGGCATTGGTCTTCAGCTTGTCCACTCTCGTGTTTCTCCTCATCACTAGGATGGAGACATCCAAAA GTCTAAGTCAGGGCCCAAAGTTGAAGCAGGTCGTCCAGGTGGACTCTGGGAAGGATGCAGTCCTAGAGTGCTCTGTGAACATCAGTGAAAAATCCCCTGGTAATGTAAACATAGAGAAGGTCGTGTGGTGGAGGCTGGACCAGAATGGTTTTCACAAAGTTGAACCTGTGTTCATATGCATATTCAATCAACAATCCTCCAATCCCAGGTTGCAGCTGAACCCAAAATATCAGCTTCCCATGCCACCTGCCAATGAGAGAGACAAAGTTGTGTCCCTGTTGGTcaaagaaacccagcctgaagACGAGGGTCCGTATGAGTGTGTGGTGAACACTGACAGTGGAATCACAAATTGTAACTTCATGCTGAATGTCACAGGTAACCTCACAGGTCAGCTCACAG TGTTCCAGTACGAGACCAGCACTGAAAAGGAGATTCCAAAGAACAGTTACATGAGTGTGGCTGCTGTATTTGTGGTAGTAGGCTCTCTTGCCATTGGACTGCTGCTTCTCAAGCTGTTTCAAGCCAGAAGACTCAGACAAG
- the LOC135554579 gene encoding uncharacterized protein LOC135554579 isoform X2, whose translation MALVFSLSTLVFLLITRMETSKSLSQGPKLKQVVQVDSGKDAVLECSVNISEKSPGNVNIEKVVWWRLDQNGFHKVEPVFICIFNQQSSNPRLQLNPKYQLPMPPANERDKVVSLLVKETQPEDEGPYECVVNTDSGITNCNFMLNVTGNLTVFQYETSTEKEIPKNSYMSVAAVFVVVGSLAIGLLLLKLFQARRLRQDEPLIQEDSVVPECMLFVYLMEEVPVQTIKVYQMSVKCTL comes from the exons ATGGCATTGGTCTTCAGCTTGTCCACTCTCGTGTTTCTCCTCATCACTAGGATGGAGACATCCAAAA GTCTAAGTCAGGGCCCAAAGTTGAAGCAGGTCGTCCAGGTGGACTCTGGGAAGGATGCAGTCCTAGAGTGCTCTGTGAACATCAGTGAAAAATCCCCTGGTAATGTAAACATAGAGAAGGTCGTGTGGTGGAGGCTGGACCAGAATGGTTTTCACAAAGTTGAACCTGTGTTCATATGCATATTCAATCAACAATCCTCCAATCCCAGGTTGCAGCTGAACCCAAAATATCAGCTTCCCATGCCACCTGCCAATGAGAGAGACAAAGTTGTGTCCCTGTTGGTcaaagaaacccagcctgaagACGAGGGTCCGTATGAGTGTGTGGTGAACACTGACAGTGGAATCACAAATTGTAACTTCATGCTGAATGTCACAGGTAACCTCACAG TGTTCCAGTACGAGACCAGCACTGAAAAGGAGATTCCAAAGAACAGTTACATGAGTGTGGCTGCTGTATTTGTGGTAGTAGGCTCTCTTGCCATTGGACTGCTGCTTCTCAAGCTGTTTCAAGCCAGAAGACTCAGACAAG ATGAACCCTTGATACAAGAGGACTCTGTTGTGCCAGAATGTATGTTATTTGTCTACCTAATGGAAGAGGTTCCTGTCCAAACTATCAAAGTGTATCAAATGTCTGTAAAATGCACTTTATAA